The Chryseobacterium aureum genome contains a region encoding:
- the ampC gene encoding class C beta-lactamase, whose amino-acid sequence MRSLKNISVAVLGLSFLSSCNNPKKENTSDLTNYLDTLVKPVMEKNEIPGLSIAITIDGKHTFFNYGLASKADKTEVTNQTLFELGSVSKTFTATLASLSQVNGTLNLSDPVSKYMPELKNKAFAQIKLYHLGTHTAGGFTLQLPDEVTNNEQLITYYNTWKPDYPAGTQRMYTNPSIGLLGIITGKTFKQPFTKAMTQNVFTKMGLNNTFYEVPAENMSQYAFGYSKNDEPIRVNPGVLADEAYGVKSCARDMITFIDANMGIGNIDSKLSAAIMNTHTGYFNTAEMTQDLIWEQYDYPVTLEQLQKGNSADMAFKPNPVKEILPHQKPKTDVLINKTGATNGFGAYVMYVPSKKIGIVILANKNYPNAERIDIAYKILSYIEKSEKL is encoded by the coding sequence ATGCGAAGTTTAAAAAACATATCTGTTGCGGTATTAGGTCTATCTTTTTTATCAAGCTGTAATAATCCTAAGAAAGAAAATACATCAGACCTTACTAATTATCTGGATACTCTGGTAAAACCTGTGATGGAGAAAAATGAAATTCCGGGTTTGAGCATTGCCATTACCATAGATGGGAAACATACATTTTTCAACTACGGACTGGCATCGAAAGCCGATAAAACAGAAGTTACCAATCAAACATTATTTGAGCTTGGTTCTGTAAGCAAGACATTCACGGCAACCTTAGCTAGTTTATCACAAGTAAACGGAACGCTTAACCTATCTGATCCTGTGAGCAAATATATGCCGGAACTGAAAAACAAAGCTTTTGCCCAGATAAAACTTTACCATCTCGGAACACATACGGCTGGTGGTTTTACGTTACAATTACCTGATGAGGTGACCAATAATGAGCAGCTCATTACTTATTATAATACATGGAAGCCTGATTATCCTGCCGGTACCCAAAGAATGTACACCAATCCCAGTATTGGTCTTTTAGGGATTATTACAGGGAAAACATTCAAGCAGCCTTTTACAAAAGCAATGACTCAAAATGTTTTCACTAAAATGGGTCTGAATAATACTTTTTATGAAGTACCGGCTGAAAATATGAGTCAATACGCATTCGGTTATAGTAAAAATGATGAGCCGATCCGTGTAAACCCGGGAGTTCTGGCTGATGAAGCTTATGGAGTGAAATCATGCGCGCGGGATATGATTACTTTTATAGACGCCAATATGGGAATTGGAAACATTGACAGTAAATTATCCGCAGCCATAATGAATACGCATACCGGATATTTTAATACCGCAGAAATGACTCAGGATCTCATCTGGGAACAATATGATTATCCCGTAACGCTGGAACAGCTTCAGAAAGGGAATTCAGCGGATATGGCCTTTAAACCTAATCCTGTGAAGGAAATTCTTCCGCATCAAAAACCAAAAACTGACGTTCTGATCAATAAAACCGGTGCTACCAATGGTTTTGGAGCGTATGTGATGTATGTTCCTTCAAAAAAAATAGGTATTGTAATTCTTGCCAATAAAAATTATCCTAATGCTGAAAGGATTGATATTGCCTACAAAATTTTATCCTATATAGAAAAATCTGAAAAGCTATAA
- a CDS encoding tetratricopeptide repeat protein: MKKALLIFFLYFSVQSYSQNNTPAKLDSITTVCKNRGEYEKVFQYNIAALQYYRKHNNPEGEALANINIANALSTFDEHQKSLHYLDEAGKKLQRIHNNGLNARLCNEIARNYAFLGLYNQANIQLNKSIEYLKHAPDTKENRSSLFFVYIWKWSNFEDLKLPDSIIAMRKKGLRDFPDEPKIYVRIAEQFLSQKQQLDSVEYYLDKASVLAVKNNSSLHTYGAIATRRGNLYTLKREYPKALRYYQEALPVYLKINRGADIIDTYKKIYQTYLALNDLPKANEYLTKYARLNDSIHSGERKAVASVINNLAVQQEKERNKLYFIIAAVTGIALASLIAVLMIRKRNKNKNKRRDQLLEEQKKLIHQKIIETDQLKKKVDRSLHDLAEMAISNNPFFITRFKEVYPEFYEKLTSQYPELTSHDIKFIAYVRLDLTNKEIGQCSNVTVRAVETKKYRLKKKLKLPAEIDLGTWVSEL; encoded by the coding sequence ATGAAAAAGGCACTCTTAATTTTTTTCCTTTATTTTTCTGTACAGTCCTATTCTCAAAACAATACTCCTGCAAAGCTGGATAGTATCACAACGGTCTGTAAAAACAGAGGAGAATATGAAAAAGTATTTCAATACAATATTGCAGCGCTTCAATATTATAGAAAGCATAATAACCCTGAAGGAGAAGCGTTAGCCAACATTAATATCGCCAATGCACTTTCTACATTTGATGAGCATCAGAAAAGTCTGCATTATCTGGATGAAGCCGGAAAAAAACTACAACGTATTCATAACAATGGCCTGAATGCAAGACTCTGTAATGAAATCGCAAGAAACTATGCTTTTCTGGGCCTTTACAATCAGGCTAATATTCAGCTTAATAAATCCATAGAATACCTGAAGCATGCTCCTGATACAAAAGAGAACAGAAGCTCTCTGTTTTTTGTGTATATCTGGAAGTGGTCTAATTTTGAAGATTTAAAACTGCCTGATTCTATTATTGCTATGCGCAAAAAAGGACTACGGGATTTTCCTGATGAACCCAAGATCTATGTAAGAATTGCAGAACAGTTTTTATCCCAAAAACAACAGCTGGATTCTGTAGAATATTACCTGGACAAAGCATCTGTATTAGCCGTGAAAAATAACAGCTCTCTTCATACCTATGGGGCTATTGCAACAAGACGCGGAAATCTGTATACCCTTAAAAGAGAGTACCCAAAAGCACTCCGGTATTATCAGGAAGCTTTACCCGTTTATCTGAAAATAAACCGCGGGGCAGATATCATTGATACCTATAAAAAGATCTATCAGACTTATCTGGCTTTAAATGATCTTCCCAAGGCCAATGAATACCTCACAAAATATGCTCGACTTAACGACAGCATTCATTCCGGAGAAAGAAAAGCCGTGGCTTCGGTCATTAATAATCTGGCTGTTCAACAGGAAAAAGAAAGGAATAAGCTCTATTTTATCATTGCTGCTGTTACAGGTATTGCTTTGGCATCTCTTATTGCAGTGCTGATGATCCGGAAACGGAATAAAAACAAAAATAAAAGAAGAGATCAGCTGCTTGAAGAACAAAAAAAACTCATCCATCAGAAAATAATAGAAACGGATCAGCTGAAAAAGAAAGTAGATCGTTCCCTTCATGATCTGGCTGAAATGGCTATATCCAATAATCCTTTTTTCATAACCAGGTTCAAGGAAGTGTATCCGGAATTTTATGAAAAGCTGACTTCGCAGTATCCCGAACTTACCAGCCATGATATAAAATTTATCGCTTATGTAAGGCTTGATCTTACCAATAAAGAAATAGGACAATGCAGTAATGTCACCGTAAGAGCGGTTGAAACCAAGAAATACAGGCTTAAAAAGAAACTCAAACTGCCAGCTGAAATAGACCTGGGAACCTGGGTTTCAGAATTGTAA